The genomic interval GTGTTGTCAGTGTTGTCAGTGTTGTCAGTGTTGTCACTGTTGCCAGTGTTGTCAGCGTCGTCGGTCTCCCTGTCAGTCACGAGGTCCCCAGGAGTCTCCTGCCCGGGCGGAGGCGATCCGGGCGGCGAGGTCGGTGACGTAGGCGGCGGTGTCCCGCCAGTCGGAGACGGCGTGGCAGGGCACGCCCAGCGCCTTGACGGGGTAGTCGTTGCCCTCGGGGTCGAGGCGGTCGCCGATGAAGAGCATGTCCGTCAGGGCAATGCCGGTGACCTCGGAGAGCCTCAGGATGCCGTAGGCCTTGTCGACGCCCTTGAGGGTGATGTCAACGCTGGTGGAGCCGCCGGAGCGGACCTCGAGAGCGGGCAGGAGGGCGGCGACGGCGTCGCGCAGGGCCCCCTTCTTCTCCCCCGTGGGGTCCCAGGCCTTCTTGGCCTCAAGGGGGGCGTGCTGGCCGAGGGCCGAGAAGGTGATCTGGGAGCCGCGGTCCTCGAGGATGGGGCCCCAGGTCTGCTCCTCCCACAGGCCGAGCTCACGGGCCGCGTCTTCGACGACGCGGAAGCCCTCGGCGACCTGCTCGGGGGTGAGGTCGTTGGCGTAGACCAGGCGCCAGTCGGCGCCCGCGGGTGAGCCGGCCTCGCCCTGGCCGGGGTCGTAGGTGTAGTAGCGGGTGCCGCAGGTGGGCATGAGGTGCAGACGGGTGAGCTCGTCGTCGGTGGCGCCCAAGTGGGCGAGGACCTGGTCGCGGAACTGGAGGATCTGGCCGCCGGATATGACGCAGACGGGCACGACGTCGAGCAGGGCGCGCAGGGCTCGGGCCATGGGCTCGGGCATCAGCGACTTGGAGGGGGCGAGCGTGTCGTCGAGGTCGAAGGCGACGAGAGCCGGGGTGCTCGCGGTTGCGACGTCGGTCATGAGGGCCATGGGG from Actinomyces respiraculi carries:
- a CDS encoding HAD hydrolase family protein, encoding MALMTDVATASTPALVAFDLDDTLAPSKSLMPEPMARALRALLDVVPVCVISGGQILQFRDQVLAHLGATDDELTRLHLMPTCGTRYYTYDPGQGEAGSPAGADWRLVYANDLTPEQVAEGFRVVEDAARELGLWEEQTWGPILEDRGSQITFSALGQHAPLEAKKAWDPTGEKKGALRDAVAALLPALEVRSGGSTSVDITLKGVDKAYGILRLSEVTGIALTDMLFIGDRLDPEGNDYPVKALGVPCHAVSDWRDTAAYVTDLAARIASARAGDSWGPRD